Proteins found in one Drosophila busckii strain San Diego stock center, stock number 13000-0081.31 chromosome 2R, ASM1175060v1, whole genome shotgun sequence genomic segment:
- the LOC108597670 gene encoding uncharacterized protein LOC108597670 isoform X1, whose product MRRKSPNLKQGKQYSRADYNNNNKDENNNNTSNRMSGSQWHIWHLSATLLSISLLLLLHTAAAHHNDISQISPKSSSYKNAQLSIESTMAELNPMPASQDTTHVENETRARVERSASPILNDQTGLNDLKDNGKDLSGRYFQYNIKPTGTIDQLSEQQQPERTQRARAGKTLEASSSSSAATEQPFLVQGDLRPLTSGSPISPSKSTASSVATTTALHSARQNGNPDIQDIITGIVKLLNGNVNVHANTQGPRPRPAANRINNRGPPRISESQPMPIDYEAQKPGTSMRPPPYPFDRPERPFITGVPIPEQIVPVRPGFVSNRPPWYRHKPRPPITTSVNGQRRPLPQYQPLPTSPPQQPIQQQQQQQQQPQGELELTLDAVQPTDTTYDSEFSNEDANEQYIEVSDQDNDAAASAGDTEEESSPIPTQQSKPNENHAHAHPHEHEGYTTIIETSSVVNTVMGHSSSYVPMSMESHSAELDPSTEEVIFMTASRTPVLEISSSTSRTTTAALDTPSPTPSSAIPMTTTTSTTSTTTTTTSSTTTTTTTTTTEKAPTANAPTPTPSAKPNASYHPRPGLVLDDPEFKPGGRPRPPAQRPTAPQLPIQPTRQQLPPGYGEIFDVTLSAIQGPGPKGSGSQQTINIKPYGSYGAAAGGGGGAGADIIVSAAGDDGFVSIDGKRTYINLFGDPTDAPTVGASTPATRLPQLPGAAAGAAAAAGASGAAAATTAGGHAVTPSSNGYVVPETEVVELQPQGAAGSSAGTGATTHALPTRPHYRQRPTQPPVRIDTCIVGDDTTCDQAQHERCKTDNGVSSCHCRPGYSRRKHREPCRRVISFHLGLRVDRIYEHRIVWDNKLLDRNSEPYGQLSYEAVRALDSAMSMTPYSDEFMEAKVNNIYRGDPNLGGSGVYVNLTLKLDESVETLRPNLRSDVQKHLLGVLHRRNNNIGNSVLYVSSPEGAVSALHDIDECQSAELNDCHASATCSNSWGSFRCACEAGLRDPWADQPARAGRDCQACPDSYCNNRGICSYNDEGAQVCACDSSHYGAQCEIDGEVLGVAIGASVAAVIIIVLTLVCLIMWSRRWQREQKNAMGSPVFGYMNTAPLKSAGLPQAGYQVTLEDRMRWAQIADVMAQTNHYGAEPIGPTRPSSAMFAYPNLAAMGMGTIGGMSLQSTMQMHPSVSLAPPVPLPRRLGLGPRASGMRTLENSSSSEEEDRADLLGRNFQVPRPKSRSNGSIANQSGIYYDVDYEPSGNGIGNTSVDHLYGSQQQSVHSSGNNHIPGPQGIPMSTYTSGRAPSSYYMK is encoded by the exons CTGCCCATCATAATGACATCTCACAGATCTCACCCAAGTCCAGCAGCTACAAGAACGCTCAGTTGAGCATAGAGAGTACCATGGCCGAGCTGAATCCAATGCCAGCGAGTCAGGATACCACGCATGTGGAGAATGAGACACGTGCGCGCGTTGAGCGCTCCGCTTCGCCCATCTTAAACGACCAAACGGGACTCAATGACTTAAAGGACAATGGCAAGGATCTGTCGGGACGCTATTTTCAGTACAACATCAAACCCACAGGCACCATTGATCAGTTGtcggagcaacagcagccggaGCGCACCCAACGCGCCAGAGCGGGCAAAACCTTGGAAGCCAGTTCGAGTTCCAGCGCTGCCACTGAGCAGCCTTTTTTAGTGCAAGGGGACCTTCGACCGCTTACGTCGGGGTCCCCAATCAGCCCGAGCAAGAGTACTGCCAGCTCGGTGGCAACGACGACTGCGCTGCATAGTGCGCGTCAGAATGGCAATCCGGATATACAGGACATTATCACAGGCATTGTGAAGCTGCTCAATGGCAATGTGAATGTGCATGCCAATACGCAAGGACCACGCCCACGTCCAGCAGCAAATCGCATAAACAATCGTGGACCGCCACGCATCTCTGAGTCCCAGCCCATGCCCATTGATTATGAGGCCCAAAAGCCAGGCACCTCGATGCGACCACCGCCGTATCCTTTCGATCGTCCGGAGCGTCCTTTTATTACCGGCGTACCCATACCCGAGCAGATAGTGCCTGTGCGTCCGGGCTTCGTTAGCAATCGTCCGCCTTGGTATCGTCACAAGCCACGCCCACCCATTACCACCAGTGTCAATGGACAGCGACGTCCCTTGCCGCAGTATCAGCCGCTGCCAAcgtcgccgccgcagcagccaatacaacaacaacagcagcagcagcagcaaccacaaggCGAACTGGAGCTTACATTAGATGCAGTGCAGCCTACAGACACCACCTACGACTCAGAGTTCTCCAACGAAGATGCCAATGAGCAGTACATCGAAGTCTCCGATCAGGATAACGATGCAGCGGCCAGCGCTGGCGATACTGAGGAGGAGTCTTCGCCTATCCCAACACAGCAAAGCAAGCCCAACGAAAatcatgcacatgcacatccACATGAGCATGAAGGCTACACCACCATCATAGAAACCAGTTCGGTGGTTAATACTGTGATGGGTCACTCCTCCAGCTATGTGCCCATGTCTATGGAAAGTCATAGTGCAGAGCTAGATCCCTCCACTGAGGAAGTCATCTTTATGACTGCCAGTCGCACTCCCGTATTGGAGATCAGTAGCAGCACCAGCAGAACTACGACCGCAGCTTTGGATACACCGTCTCCGACGCCAAGTAGCGCCATACCCATGACTACCACCACATCCACAACTAGCACCACTACTACCACCACTAGCTCCACTACTactaccaccaccaccaccaccactgaAAAAGCGCCTACTGCCAATGCTCCCACGCCCACTCCATCCGCAAAGCCCAACGCCTCCTATCATCCCCGCCCCGGCCTTGTATTAGATGATCCCGAATTCAAGCCCGGTGGACGCCCGCGTCCGCCAGCACAGCGTCCAACTGCGCCACAGCTGCCCATACAGCCCACACGTCAGCAGCTGCCGCCAGGCTATGGCGAAATCTTTGATGTAACGCTTTCGGCTATACAAGGACCTGGACCCAAGGGCAGCGGCTCACAGCAGACCATAAACATAAAGCCTTATGGTAGCTATGGAGCGGCAGCGGGAGGGGGAGGTGGAGCGGGAGCAGACATTATAGTGTCGGCAGCAGGTGACGATGGCTTCGTCTCAATTGATGGCAAACGCACTTACATCAATCTATTTGGTGATCCCACAGATGCGCCCACAGTTGGTGCCAGCACGCCAGCAACACGTTTGCCGCAACTGCCAGGAGCGGCAgcaggtgcagcagcagcagcaggagctagtggtgcagcagcagctacaacagcagGTGGACATGCAGTTACCCCCAGCAGCAATGGCTATGTGGTGCCCGAGACGGAGGTAGTGGAGTTGCAGCCGCAGGGCGCGGCAGGCTCAAGCGCTGGAACAGGCGCCACCACACATGCGTTGCCCACACGCCCGCATTATCGCCAGCGCCCCACGCAGCCGCCAGTGCGCATTGATACCTGCATAGTGGGGGATGACACCACCTGTGACCAGGCGCAGCACGAACGCTGCAAGACAGACAACGGCGTCTCCAGTTGTCACTGTCGACCGG GTTACTCGCGTCGCAAGCATCGTGAGCCATGTCGTCGTGTCATCTCGTTCCATCTGGGTCTGCGCGTGGATCGCATTTACGAGCATCGCATTGTCTGGGATAACAAGCTGCTGGATCGCAATAGCGAACCCTATGGCCAGCTCAGCTACGAAGCTGTGCGCGCT CTGGACTCGGCCATGTCTATGACACCCTACTCGGATGAGTTCATGGAGGCCAAGGTCAACAATATATACCGTGGAGATCCGAATCTAGGCGGCAGTGGTGTCTACGTCAATTTGACGCTCAag TTGGATGAAAGCGTTGAAACACTGCGTCCCAATCTGCGCAGCGATGTGCAGAAGCATCTGCTGGGCGTGCTGCATcgtcgcaacaacaacattggcaACTCGGTGCTCTATGTGAGCTCACCCGAAGGCGCTGTTTCCGCCTTGCATGATATCGATGAATGTCAATCCGCGGAGCTGAACGATTGTCATGCCAGCGCcacttgcagcaacagctgggGCAGCTTCCGTTGCGCCTGCGAGGCGGGCTTGCGAGATCCCTGGGCTGATCAGCCAGCGCGCGCTGGTCGTGACTGCCAAGCCTGTCCGGACTCTTATTGCAATAATCGTGGCATTTGCAGCTACAATGATGAGGGCGCGCAGGTCTGCGCCTGCGATTCGAGTCACTATGGCGCACAGTGCGAGATCGATGGTGAGGTGCTGGGTGTGGCCATTGGCGCATCAGTGGCAGCTGTCATCATCATTGTGCTGACGCTGGTGTGCCTGATCATGTGGTCACGTCGCTGGCAGCGTGAGCAGAAGAATGCCATGGGCTCACCTGTCTTTGGCTATATGAACACGGCGCCTTTGAAATCTGCGGGCTTGCCACAGGCGGGCTACCAAGTGACGCTCGAGGATCGCATGCGCTGGGCACAAATTGCAGATGTTATGGCGCAAACGAATCATTATGGC gcgGAACCAATCGGACCTACGCGTCCCTCCTCGGCCATGTTTGCATATCCGAATCTGGCTGCTATGGGCATGGGCACCATTGGTGGCATGTCGCTGCAGAGCACCATGCAAATGCATCCAAGCGTCAGTCTGGCGCCGCCAGTGCCATTGCCCAg AAGACTTGGCCTGGGTCCACGCGCAAGTGGCATGCGCACGCTGGAAAACTCTAGCTCCAGTGAAGAGGAGGATCGTGCCGATCTGCTAGGACGCAACTTTCAAGTGCCACGCCCCAAGAGTcgcagcaatggcagcattGCG AATCAATCGGGCATCTACTATGATGTCGACTATGAGCCATCTGGCAATGGCATTGGTAACACCAGCGTCGATCATCTTTATGGCTCGCAGCAGCAATCTGTTCACTCATCGGGCAATAATCATATACCCGGGCCCCAAGGCATACCCATGAGCACCTACACATCCGGACGTGCTCCCAGTAGTTACTACATGAAATAA
- the LOC108597670 gene encoding uncharacterized protein LOC108597670 isoform X3 gives MRRKSPNLKQGKQYSRADYNNNNKDENNNNTSNRMSGSQWHIWHLSATLLSISLLLLLHTAAAHHNDISQISPKSSSYKNAQLSIESTMAELNPMPASQDTTHVENETRARVERSASPILNDQTGLNDLKDNGKDLSGRYFQYNIKPTGTIDQLSEQQQPERTQRARAGKTLEASSSSSAATEQPFLVQGDLRPLTSGSPISPSKSTASSVATTTALHSARQNGNPDIQDIITGIVKLLNGNVNVHANTQGPRPRPAANRINNRGPPRISESQPMPIDYEAQKPGTSMRPPPYPFDRPERPFITGVPIPEQIVPVRPGFVSNRPPWYRHKPRPPITTSVNGQRRPLPQYQPLPTSPPQQPIQQQQQQQQQPQGELELTLDAVQPTDTTYDSEFSNEDANEQYIEVSDQDNDAAASAGDTEEESSPIPTQQSKPNENHAHAHPHEHEGYTTIIETSSVVNTVMGHSSSYVPMSMESHSAELDPSTEEVIFMTASRTPVLEISSSTSRTTTAALDTPSPTPSSAIPMTTTTSTTSTTTTTTSSTTTTTTTTTTEKAPTANAPTPTPSAKPNASYHPRPGLVLDDPEFKPGGRPRPPAQRPTAPQLPIQPTRQQLPPGYGEIFDVTLSAIQGPGPKGSGSQQTINIKPYGSYGAAAGGGGGAGADIIVSAADAPTVGASTPATRLPQLPGAAAGAAAAAGASGAAAATTAGGHAVTPSSNGYVVPETEVVELQPQGAAGSSAGTGATTHALPTRPHYRQRPTQPPVRIDTCIVGDDTTCDQAQHERCKTDNGVSSCHCRPGYSRRKHREPCRRVISFHLGLRVDRIYEHRIVWDNKLLDRNSEPYGQLSYEAVRALDSAMSMTPYSDEFMEAKVNNIYRGDPNLGGSGVYVNLTLKLDESVETLRPNLRSDVQKHLLGVLHRRNNNIGNSVLYVSSPEGAVSALHDIDECQSAELNDCHASATCSNSWGSFRCACEAGLRDPWADQPARAGRDCQACPDSYCNNRGICSYNDEGAQVCACDSSHYGAQCEIDGEVLGVAIGASVAAVIIIVLTLVCLIMWSRRWQREQKNAMGSPVFGYMNTAPLKSAGLPQAGYQVTLEDRMRWAQIADVMAQTNHYGAEPIGPTRPSSAMFAYPNLAAMGMGTIGGMSLQSTMQMHPSVSLAPPVPLPRRLGLGPRASGMRTLENSSSSEEEDRADLLGRNFQVPRPKSRSNGSIANQSGIYYDVDYEPSGNGIGNTSVDHLYGSQQQSVHSSGNNHIPGPQGIPMSTYTSGRAPSSYYMK, from the exons CTGCCCATCATAATGACATCTCACAGATCTCACCCAAGTCCAGCAGCTACAAGAACGCTCAGTTGAGCATAGAGAGTACCATGGCCGAGCTGAATCCAATGCCAGCGAGTCAGGATACCACGCATGTGGAGAATGAGACACGTGCGCGCGTTGAGCGCTCCGCTTCGCCCATCTTAAACGACCAAACGGGACTCAATGACTTAAAGGACAATGGCAAGGATCTGTCGGGACGCTATTTTCAGTACAACATCAAACCCACAGGCACCATTGATCAGTTGtcggagcaacagcagccggaGCGCACCCAACGCGCCAGAGCGGGCAAAACCTTGGAAGCCAGTTCGAGTTCCAGCGCTGCCACTGAGCAGCCTTTTTTAGTGCAAGGGGACCTTCGACCGCTTACGTCGGGGTCCCCAATCAGCCCGAGCAAGAGTACTGCCAGCTCGGTGGCAACGACGACTGCGCTGCATAGTGCGCGTCAGAATGGCAATCCGGATATACAGGACATTATCACAGGCATTGTGAAGCTGCTCAATGGCAATGTGAATGTGCATGCCAATACGCAAGGACCACGCCCACGTCCAGCAGCAAATCGCATAAACAATCGTGGACCGCCACGCATCTCTGAGTCCCAGCCCATGCCCATTGATTATGAGGCCCAAAAGCCAGGCACCTCGATGCGACCACCGCCGTATCCTTTCGATCGTCCGGAGCGTCCTTTTATTACCGGCGTACCCATACCCGAGCAGATAGTGCCTGTGCGTCCGGGCTTCGTTAGCAATCGTCCGCCTTGGTATCGTCACAAGCCACGCCCACCCATTACCACCAGTGTCAATGGACAGCGACGTCCCTTGCCGCAGTATCAGCCGCTGCCAAcgtcgccgccgcagcagccaatacaacaacaacagcagcagcagcagcaaccacaaggCGAACTGGAGCTTACATTAGATGCAGTGCAGCCTACAGACACCACCTACGACTCAGAGTTCTCCAACGAAGATGCCAATGAGCAGTACATCGAAGTCTCCGATCAGGATAACGATGCAGCGGCCAGCGCTGGCGATACTGAGGAGGAGTCTTCGCCTATCCCAACACAGCAAAGCAAGCCCAACGAAAatcatgcacatgcacatccACATGAGCATGAAGGCTACACCACCATCATAGAAACCAGTTCGGTGGTTAATACTGTGATGGGTCACTCCTCCAGCTATGTGCCCATGTCTATGGAAAGTCATAGTGCAGAGCTAGATCCCTCCACTGAGGAAGTCATCTTTATGACTGCCAGTCGCACTCCCGTATTGGAGATCAGTAGCAGCACCAGCAGAACTACGACCGCAGCTTTGGATACACCGTCTCCGACGCCAAGTAGCGCCATACCCATGACTACCACCACATCCACAACTAGCACCACTACTACCACCACTAGCTCCACTACTactaccaccaccaccaccaccactgaAAAAGCGCCTACTGCCAATGCTCCCACGCCCACTCCATCCGCAAAGCCCAACGCCTCCTATCATCCCCGCCCCGGCCTTGTATTAGATGATCCCGAATTCAAGCCCGGTGGACGCCCGCGTCCGCCAGCACAGCGTCCAACTGCGCCACAGCTGCCCATACAGCCCACACGTCAGCAGCTGCCGCCAGGCTATGGCGAAATCTTTGATGTAACGCTTTCGGCTATACAAGGACCTGGACCCAAGGGCAGCGGCTCACAGCAGACCATAAACATAAAGCCTTATGGTAGCTATGGAGCGGCAGCGGGAGGGGGAGGTGGAGCGGGAGCAGACATTATAGTGTCGGCAGCAG ATGCGCCCACAGTTGGTGCCAGCACGCCAGCAACACGTTTGCCGCAACTGCCAGGAGCGGCAgcaggtgcagcagcagcagcaggagctagtggtgcagcagcagctacaacagcagGTGGACATGCAGTTACCCCCAGCAGCAATGGCTATGTGGTGCCCGAGACGGAGGTAGTGGAGTTGCAGCCGCAGGGCGCGGCAGGCTCAAGCGCTGGAACAGGCGCCACCACACATGCGTTGCCCACACGCCCGCATTATCGCCAGCGCCCCACGCAGCCGCCAGTGCGCATTGATACCTGCATAGTGGGGGATGACACCACCTGTGACCAGGCGCAGCACGAACGCTGCAAGACAGACAACGGCGTCTCCAGTTGTCACTGTCGACCGG GTTACTCGCGTCGCAAGCATCGTGAGCCATGTCGTCGTGTCATCTCGTTCCATCTGGGTCTGCGCGTGGATCGCATTTACGAGCATCGCATTGTCTGGGATAACAAGCTGCTGGATCGCAATAGCGAACCCTATGGCCAGCTCAGCTACGAAGCTGTGCGCGCT CTGGACTCGGCCATGTCTATGACACCCTACTCGGATGAGTTCATGGAGGCCAAGGTCAACAATATATACCGTGGAGATCCGAATCTAGGCGGCAGTGGTGTCTACGTCAATTTGACGCTCAag TTGGATGAAAGCGTTGAAACACTGCGTCCCAATCTGCGCAGCGATGTGCAGAAGCATCTGCTGGGCGTGCTGCATcgtcgcaacaacaacattggcaACTCGGTGCTCTATGTGAGCTCACCCGAAGGCGCTGTTTCCGCCTTGCATGATATCGATGAATGTCAATCCGCGGAGCTGAACGATTGTCATGCCAGCGCcacttgcagcaacagctgggGCAGCTTCCGTTGCGCCTGCGAGGCGGGCTTGCGAGATCCCTGGGCTGATCAGCCAGCGCGCGCTGGTCGTGACTGCCAAGCCTGTCCGGACTCTTATTGCAATAATCGTGGCATTTGCAGCTACAATGATGAGGGCGCGCAGGTCTGCGCCTGCGATTCGAGTCACTATGGCGCACAGTGCGAGATCGATGGTGAGGTGCTGGGTGTGGCCATTGGCGCATCAGTGGCAGCTGTCATCATCATTGTGCTGACGCTGGTGTGCCTGATCATGTGGTCACGTCGCTGGCAGCGTGAGCAGAAGAATGCCATGGGCTCACCTGTCTTTGGCTATATGAACACGGCGCCTTTGAAATCTGCGGGCTTGCCACAGGCGGGCTACCAAGTGACGCTCGAGGATCGCATGCGCTGGGCACAAATTGCAGATGTTATGGCGCAAACGAATCATTATGGC gcgGAACCAATCGGACCTACGCGTCCCTCCTCGGCCATGTTTGCATATCCGAATCTGGCTGCTATGGGCATGGGCACCATTGGTGGCATGTCGCTGCAGAGCACCATGCAAATGCATCCAAGCGTCAGTCTGGCGCCGCCAGTGCCATTGCCCAg AAGACTTGGCCTGGGTCCACGCGCAAGTGGCATGCGCACGCTGGAAAACTCTAGCTCCAGTGAAGAGGAGGATCGTGCCGATCTGCTAGGACGCAACTTTCAAGTGCCACGCCCCAAGAGTcgcagcaatggcagcattGCG AATCAATCGGGCATCTACTATGATGTCGACTATGAGCCATCTGGCAATGGCATTGGTAACACCAGCGTCGATCATCTTTATGGCTCGCAGCAGCAATCTGTTCACTCATCGGGCAATAATCATATACCCGGGCCCCAAGGCATACCCATGAGCACCTACACATCCGGACGTGCTCCCAGTAGTTACTACATGAAATAA